ACGGCGAGATCGGCCCGGCGGTCAAGGGCGCCACGCTCATCGGCAACGGGCCGGAGGTGATGGGGCGCGTGTCCATGGTGGCCGACGACTTCGCCCTCTCGCCGGGCATGTGGACCTGCGGCAAGCGGGGACAGAGCGTGCCCGTGAACGTGGGGCTGCCGCACCTCAAGATCGACAGCATCACGGTGGGCGGCACCGCCACGGGAGGTGGCGCATGAGCGGGCAGCGGATGGAAGAGCGCGACATCGCCCTGCGGGCCCTCGCGGCCGCGCGGCGCGCGGGCGCGGACGAGGCGGACCTGCGTCTCGAGTGGGGGCGCGAATTCACCGCACAGCTGCGGCTGGGCGAGCTGGAGGTGCTCAAGGAGGCCACGAGCCGCAGCCTGCTGCTGCGCGTCTACAAGGACCGCAAGAAGGCCGTGGTGGCCGTCACCGAGCCCGATCCGGCGAACCTCGACGCCCTCGCGGCGGAGGCCGTGGCCCTCGCCGGCGCCTGCGCGCCGGACGAGCACCACCGGCTGCCCGAGCCCGAGCGCTATGCCAGCGAACTCGCGGCGCTGGATCTGCACGACGCCAGCGGCGGTCCCGACACGGCGCGGCGCATCCAGCTGGCGCGCGAGGTCGAGCAGGCCGCCCTCGACGCGGACCCGCGCATCGACAACAGCCAGGGCGCCGGCTTCGCCGCCGGCGACGGCGAGCTGCTCTACCTCACCAGCAACGGCTTCGAGGGACGCTTCCGCTCGAGCCAGTTCTCGCTCTCGGTGATGCCGGTGGCGCGCGACGCCGCCGGCGAGCGGGTCACCGACGGCTGGGCGAAGCGGAGCCGTCACTTCGACGATCTCGACGACCCCTCCACCCTGGGCGCCGAGGCCGCCCGCCGCGTGCTCCGCCGCCTGGACGCCGGCGCCGCGCCCACGGGACGCTACCCCGTGATCTTCGAGCCCCGCATGGCCGCCAGGATCGTGGGCATGCTCTTCCGCTGCCTCTGCGGCGACCTCGTCTGGCGCGGCCGCAGCTATCTGTCCCAGCGCCTCGATTCGCGCGTGGCCTCGGATCACCTGACCCTCGTCGACGATCCCCTGCGCCCCCGCGGTCTCGGCAGCCGGCCCTGGGACGGCGAGGGCCTGCCCTGCCGCCGTCTGGCCTTCGTGGACCGCGGCACGCTGCGGCAGTTCGCCACCGACCTGGAGAGCGCGCGGCGCCTCGACAGCCCCGCCACCGGCCACGGCGTCTGGGGCGGCGGCGTGGCGCCGAGCAACCTCTACCTCGAGCCCGGCGAGAAGAGCCCCGAGCAGCTGATCCGCGAGACGGAGCGCGGCCTCTACGTGACCGGCATGATGGGCGGCGGCTTCCAGCCCACCAGCGGCCACTGGTCCCAGGGCTGCACCGGCCTGTGGATCGAGAACGGCGAGATCGCCCAGCCCGTGCGGGAAGTCACGGTGGCCGGCGACTTCGACGCGATCCTGGGGGCGGTGGACGGCGTCGCGAACGATCTGGATCCCAGCCTGGGCGCGGTCGTCTCTCCCACCCTGCGGGTGGCGGAGATGGCCGTGGGCGGGCGCTAGCCGTCCATGCGCTGGGCGCTGGTCGGACCCCTGCATCCCTACCGCGGCGGCATCG
Above is a genomic segment from Candidatus Latescibacterota bacterium containing:
- a CDS encoding TldD/PmbA family protein, producing the protein MSGQRMEERDIALRALAAARRAGADEADLRLEWGREFTAQLRLGELEVLKEATSRSLLLRVYKDRKKAVVAVTEPDPANLDALAAEAVALAGACAPDEHHRLPEPERYASELAALDLHDASGGPDTARRIQLAREVEQAALDADPRIDNSQGAGFAAGDGELLYLTSNGFEGRFRSSQFSLSVMPVARDAAGERVTDGWAKRSRHFDDLDDPSTLGAEAARRVLRRLDAGAAPTGRYPVIFEPRMAARIVGMLFRCLCGDLVWRGRSYLSQRLDSRVASDHLTLVDDPLRPRGLGSRPWDGEGLPCRRLAFVDRGTLRQFATDLESARRLDSPATGHGVWGGGVAPSNLYLEPGEKSPEQLIRETERGLYVTGMMGGGFQPTSGHWSQGCTGLWIENGEIAQPVREVTVAGDFDAILGAVDGVANDLDPSLGAVVSPTLRVAEMAVGGR